In a genomic window of Polycladomyces abyssicola:
- a CDS encoding DMT family transporter: protein MAWLYLLAAGILEVVWAIGLKYQKTIPTAVTIGSMIGSFLLLSTSLKTLPVGTAYAIWTGIGAAGTVLVGMLFFGEPKTALRLVFLILIISGIVGLKLTSAH, encoded by the coding sequence ATGGCTTGGTTGTATCTGTTGGCGGCGGGCATATTGGAAGTGGTGTGGGCCATCGGACTGAAGTATCAAAAAACGATCCCGACTGCTGTGACCATCGGGAGCATGATCGGTAGTTTTTTATTGTTATCCACCTCATTGAAAACGTTGCCTGTCGGCACAGCGTATGCCATATGGACGGGGATCGGGGCGGCAGGTACGGTATTGGTGGGCATGTTGTTTTTTGGCGAGCCCAAAACCGCGCTCCGATTGGTTTTTTTGATATTGATCATCAGCGGAATTGTGGGACTCAAACTGACATCGGCTCATTGA
- a CDS encoding TetR/AcrR family transcriptional regulator — protein sequence MSTKQRIQQVAIRLFAEHGYEGASLSMIAREVGIQKPSIYAFFESKEALFLSVFKEIMKAHFAHTQKLFASLQDKTVEERLYQLLTNGLTYASEHGDAFAFYQRAMLFSPPAVQEKIRDRFLEAETWLIDVLRDCFKEGIQTGVIRETNLDDLIASFLCLLDGVLIQLFYYGPEMLRRRIDGIWRIYWSGISH from the coding sequence TTGTCCACCAAACAGCGTATTCAACAAGTCGCGATTCGCCTTTTTGCCGAACATGGCTACGAAGGCGCCTCCCTTTCGATGATCGCTCGGGAGGTAGGCATTCAAAAGCCTTCCATCTACGCTTTTTTTGAAAGCAAAGAGGCCTTGTTTCTGTCCGTCTTTAAAGAGATCATGAAGGCACATTTTGCCCATACACAGAAATTGTTCGCTTCTTTGCAAGACAAAACGGTGGAAGAGCGATTGTACCAGCTGTTGACCAACGGCCTGACCTACGCATCCGAACATGGTGACGCGTTTGCGTTTTACCAACGTGCGATGCTGTTCTCTCCTCCCGCTGTACAGGAGAAGATCCGGGATCGGTTTTTAGAGGCCGAAACCTGGTTGATAGATGTCCTACGGGATTGCTTCAAAGAAGGAATCCAAACGGGCGTCATTCGCGAGACCAATCTTGATGATCTGATCGCCTCATTCCTTTGTTTGTTGGATGGCGTACTGATTCAGCTGTTCTACTACGGACCGGAAATGCTCCGCCGACGTATTGACGGCATTTGGCGGATCTACTGGTCGGGAATCTCACATTGA
- a CDS encoding peptidoglycan D,D-transpeptidase FtsI family protein has protein sequence MKTKTGFTGRGWAAGLAFFLAFSVVAARLSHIQLMTSKQASLITRAQEQQSREYVVDSGRGMILDRHGDPIVGERGKRLIVFPMDRQQVRLHAAKLNRVAEMAGYSYDALIRKLMALKKPQSLPTSEGDDWIVTPDQEREIEALHIPGIHVMETDNRSAPYGLARQLVGRVARDPFLLRERYGEELAGGTYQPLSRIGLSGLEASFEPFLRSQSENVITYAVDGRGRPLNGLRLKQLQGKDGSETVSYQVVTALDRRMQHAVEKILNDEGVADGAVVLQEIATGDVLAMASRPLPDGGSFQARPWDNRAVMETVPGSIFKTVVAVAALDTGIVKPDTVFVCRGKLGRYGLRDAKPGGHGKLTFAQAFADSCNIVFARLAERLGGETIEKYARKLGLAQKVSWNGSVFHDSDFRQLLEEQKGLIFSSEEARRDHGAVAQTGIGQRDVQLTPLQAANMVTSLFHDGQSLTPRLVLRVQSPDGRAVAVFRPQAYKENFRIKSKTLVQVRRMMRMAVTEGTAVAVQSAKWRLAGKTGTAQVGKNKDRYNKWMIGYGPYNRPRYAVSVVLRGVPDSQDPRAVRIFQRVMDEVALIEAEERDDGKRK, from the coding sequence TTGAAGACCAAAACAGGGTTTACCGGACGGGGATGGGCGGCAGGACTGGCGTTTTTTCTGGCTTTTTCTGTTGTGGCAGCTCGTTTGTCCCACATTCAACTCATGACATCCAAACAAGCGTCTCTGATCACCCGGGCACAGGAACAACAAAGCAGGGAATACGTGGTGGACAGCGGACGGGGCATGATCTTGGACAGGCATGGCGATCCCATTGTCGGAGAACGGGGTAAGCGATTGATTGTCTTTCCTATGGACCGGCAACAAGTTCGTCTCCATGCGGCAAAATTGAATCGTGTTGCAGAGATGGCGGGGTATTCATACGACGCATTGATCCGAAAATTGATGGCGCTGAAAAAACCGCAATCCCTGCCGACGTCGGAGGGGGATGATTGGATCGTAACTCCGGATCAGGAGCGGGAGATTGAAGCACTCCACATTCCCGGTATCCATGTGATGGAGACGGATAACCGGTCCGCCCCGTACGGGTTGGCACGGCAGTTGGTCGGCAGGGTGGCGCGGGACCCGTTTTTGCTGCGCGAACGATATGGTGAGGAATTGGCTGGTGGCACGTATCAACCGCTTTCACGGATTGGGCTGTCCGGTCTGGAAGCCTCCTTTGAGCCGTTTTTGCGCAGTCAGTCCGAAAATGTGATTACCTATGCCGTGGACGGCAGAGGCCGGCCTTTGAACGGGCTTCGTCTGAAACAGTTGCAGGGCAAGGATGGCTCGGAAACGGTTTCCTATCAGGTGGTTACTGCGTTGGATCGACGGATGCAACATGCAGTGGAAAAGATCCTCAATGATGAAGGGGTGGCCGATGGGGCGGTGGTTCTGCAGGAGATTGCCACCGGGGATGTTCTCGCGATGGCCAGTCGCCCATTGCCGGACGGTGGTTCGTTTCAGGCGCGACCCTGGGACAACCGGGCCGTGATGGAAACCGTACCCGGTTCCATCTTCAAGACAGTGGTCGCGGTGGCTGCACTGGATACAGGGATCGTCAAACCGGATACGGTGTTTGTCTGCCGAGGAAAATTGGGACGATACGGATTACGCGATGCCAAACCGGGAGGCCACGGAAAACTGACTTTCGCTCAGGCGTTTGCCGATTCCTGCAATATCGTGTTTGCCCGGTTGGCGGAACGGCTGGGGGGAGAGACCATCGAAAAATATGCCCGAAAGCTGGGGCTGGCACAAAAAGTGAGCTGGAATGGATCGGTGTTTCACGATTCTGATTTCCGACAACTGCTGGAGGAGCAGAAGGGATTGATTTTCTCCAGTGAGGAGGCCAGACGGGATCACGGAGCAGTTGCACAAACCGGAATCGGTCAACGGGATGTACAGTTGACCCCTTTGCAGGCGGCCAATATGGTTACGTCGCTGTTTCACGACGGTCAATCATTGACCCCCCGTCTGGTATTGCGGGTGCAAAGTCCCGATGGCCGAGCGGTTGCGGTATTTCGGCCGCAGGCCTATAAGGAAAACTTTCGGATCAAATCGAAGACGTTGGTACAGGTAAGGCGCATGATGCGTATGGCTGTAACGGAAGGAACAGCCGTTGCAGTTCAATCCGCCAAGTGGAGGCTTGCAGGGAAAACGGGTACGGCCCAAGTGGGGAAGAACAAGGATCGTTACAACAAATGGATGATCGGATACGGTCCCTATAATCGGCCCCGATATGCCGTATCTGTGGTGCTGCGAGGCGTCCCCGACAGCCAGGATCCCCGTGCCGTACGTATTTTTCAACGTGTCATGGATGAAGTGGCGTTGATCGAAGCTGAAGAACGTGACGACGGGAAGCGAAAATAG
- a CDS encoding pyridoxamine 5'-phosphate oxidase family protein → MKILRTLSRMYVEDLSTSMTHYERLLQEPVRHRFRDPQTNLEYAWFHNMVLAAGSQEAVSAYRNISTTFVVDSITDFKYHLKDNGARIIREPYRIPIGLTMLVEQSEGSIVEYVEVQKEGNLTGHTDWGELVNKLRDPVRIMRKIKRLTKQMLLDKPEINSLPNSSTHPSLKPATPSTTAVPTASVPKPTQPAQYTRLPGSNGEHLLQERYGTTNRALSFYNKQMLDHLNDVMKSFIADQEMMFIATADGHGECDCSFRAGPPGFVHVLDEKTLIYPEYRGNGVMASLGNILENPHIGIIFIDFFQHAIGLHINGKAEIIENDVLMKLANLPEKIMEELNREGFRKPERWILVEVEEAYIHCSKHIPLLKKLDKEIEWGTDDVVRKGGDFFKAKDCPRPWIKEPVSSETGTK, encoded by the coding sequence ATGAAAATTTTAAGGACACTAAGCCGGATGTACGTGGAAGACCTCTCCACGTCGATGACCCATTACGAACGGCTGTTGCAAGAGCCTGTCCGCCACCGTTTTCGCGATCCACAGACGAATTTGGAGTACGCTTGGTTTCATAACATGGTATTGGCTGCAGGTTCGCAGGAGGCCGTCAGCGCTTATCGAAACATTTCGACTACATTCGTAGTAGACTCCATTACCGATTTCAAGTATCACCTCAAGGATAATGGCGCCCGGATCATCCGCGAACCTTATCGCATTCCGATTGGCTTAACCATGCTGGTGGAGCAATCGGAGGGAAGCATCGTCGAATATGTAGAGGTGCAAAAGGAAGGGAACTTGACCGGCCATACCGATTGGGGAGAATTGGTCAACAAATTGCGGGATCCCGTCCGGATCATGCGCAAAATCAAACGGCTGACAAAACAGATGCTATTGGACAAGCCCGAAATCAATTCACTCCCCAACTCGTCAACTCACCCATCACTCAAACCGGCTACGCCTTCGACCACGGCGGTTCCAACGGCATCCGTGCCAAAGCCAACGCAGCCGGCTCAGTACACCCGCCTGCCCGGTTCCAATGGAGAACATCTGTTGCAGGAACGTTATGGTACTACCAATCGTGCACTCAGTTTTTACAACAAACAGATGTTGGACCATTTGAATGACGTGATGAAATCCTTCATCGCCGATCAGGAAATGATGTTCATCGCTACGGCCGACGGTCACGGAGAATGCGACTGTTCGTTCCGTGCGGGTCCGCCCGGATTTGTGCACGTTCTCGACGAAAAAACCCTGATCTATCCCGAATACCGGGGCAACGGCGTCATGGCCAGCTTGGGAAACATCTTGGAAAATCCGCATATCGGCATCATATTCATCGATTTTTTCCAACACGCCATCGGTTTGCACATTAACGGCAAGGCGGAGATCATCGAAAACGACGTGTTGATGAAGTTAGCCAATCTTCCCGAAAAAATCATGGAGGAACTGAACCGAGAAGGCTTCCGCAAACCGGAACGTTGGATACTGGTGGAAGTGGAAGAAGCGTATATTCACTGCTCCAAACATATTCCGCTGCTGAAAAAACTGGACAAGGAGATCGAATGGGGAACCGACGATGTGGTCCGTAAAGGCGGTGACTTCTTCAAAGCCAAAGATTGTCCGCGTCCGTGGATAAAGGAGCCGGTCTCGTCAGAAACGGGAACCAAATAG
- a CDS encoding PhoX family protein: MSDLTRRQFMTYLGVGTAALIGTATGVTRIAKAAGVEMPTARTSKGSGRVPFRPIAPSDQDDLVLPKGFEYDVIAAWGDDIGNGEKFGYNCDLTVYFPIEKSSEHGLLWVNHEYTGNGKIFLYPPDTPEKEKHRIEQYNLGGSIIEIKKENGQWRLVKNSRYARRVTANTMIDLTGPARGDAAVGGVVEVEGTFANCSGGRTLWDTVLSCEENFQEDAKRWGRNETHYGWVVEVDVFDPKSKPKKHTALGRFSHENAAMTLSKDGRLVVYMGDDAKDEHFYKFVSEGRFDPAKGKENSRLLERGTLYVANLEKGKWLPLDLEKSPALKSKFRTQGEVLVNAREAAKLLGATPLDRPEDVEVHPIDKSVYLALTNNDRHGNYYGQILRFVEEDPASEHFTFEVFAVGGPQSGFACPDNLLFDSKGNLWVFCDMSSDKLNKEGVYKPFKNNGGFFIPTNGPHKGEAFQFASGPVQCEMTGPWWTPDEKTLFVAVQHPGEETTDPANPTSRWPRGDIPRPAVVAIRGF; encoded by the coding sequence ATGTCTGATTTAACGAGACGGCAGTTCATGACATACCTCGGTGTGGGTACGGCGGCGTTGATCGGTACCGCTACCGGCGTCACCCGCATTGCGAAGGCGGCGGGTGTGGAAATGCCGACTGCTCGGACGTCCAAAGGAAGCGGACGGGTTCCGTTTCGGCCGATCGCACCGTCCGATCAGGACGATTTGGTGTTGCCCAAGGGGTTTGAATATGACGTGATTGCCGCTTGGGGAGATGATATTGGCAATGGCGAGAAATTCGGTTACAACTGCGACTTGACTGTATATTTTCCGATCGAGAAATCCTCGGAACACGGTCTGTTGTGGGTGAACCATGAATATACAGGAAACGGGAAAATCTTTTTGTATCCCCCCGACACGCCCGAAAAGGAGAAGCATCGCATCGAACAGTACAATTTGGGCGGAAGCATTATCGAGATCAAAAAAGAAAACGGCCAATGGCGCTTGGTCAAAAACTCCCGCTACGCCCGCCGGGTGACCGCCAACACGATGATTGACCTGACCGGTCCCGCCCGTGGCGACGCGGCAGTCGGCGGCGTGGTGGAAGTGGAAGGCACATTCGCCAATTGCAGCGGCGGGCGGACCTTGTGGGATACGGTGCTGTCCTGCGAAGAAAACTTCCAGGAAGATGCGAAGCGCTGGGGTAGAAATGAAACACACTACGGCTGGGTCGTGGAAGTGGATGTGTTCGACCCGAAATCTAAGCCGAAAAAGCATACCGCATTGGGGCGTTTTTCCCATGAAAATGCGGCGATGACACTGTCCAAAGACGGCCGTCTGGTCGTGTATATGGGAGACGATGCAAAAGACGAGCATTTCTACAAATTCGTCAGCGAGGGCCGTTTTGACCCGGCCAAAGGAAAAGAAAACTCCCGCTTGTTGGAGCGGGGAACGCTGTATGTAGCCAACCTGGAAAAGGGGAAATGGCTGCCACTTGATTTGGAGAAATCTCCAGCGTTGAAATCGAAATTCCGCACACAGGGAGAAGTGCTGGTCAATGCGCGTGAAGCGGCCAAATTGTTGGGAGCTACGCCGCTGGACCGTCCGGAGGATGTGGAAGTTCATCCGATCGATAAGTCGGTATACCTCGCGTTGACCAATAACGATCGCCACGGCAACTACTATGGTCAAATCCTGCGTTTCGTCGAAGAAGATCCGGCGTCGGAACACTTCACTTTTGAGGTCTTTGCGGTAGGTGGACCGCAATCCGGTTTCGCCTGTCCGGACAATTTGCTCTTTGACTCCAAAGGAAACTTGTGGGTGTTCTGTGACATGTCGTCGGATAAGCTCAACAAAGAAGGCGTGTACAAACCGTTCAAAAACAACGGAGGATTTTTCATTCCCACCAACGGTCCACACAAAGGGGAAGCGTTCCAGTTTGCGTCCGGACCCGTGCAATGCGAGATGACCGGCCCGTGGTGGACCCCCGACGAAAAGACGTTGTTTGTGGCGGTTCAGCATCCGGGAGAAGAGACGACCGATCCCGCCAACCCGACCAGCCGCTGGCCGCGCGGCGATATCCCCCGTCCGGCTGTAGTCGCCATCAGGGGGTTCTGA
- a CDS encoding AEC family transporter, which produces MFVQVILPVFLIFALGYVGQKRLRLDVRSLSTASMYLMSPLLVFRTLYTANIDRQYIYVTVYSLALCLILIGCVKITARIRGYTKSEESGLILATAFMNSGNLGVPVILFAFGQAGLHYAIVIMVVQTILMSTLGIYYAAKGSAAGEQAIASVVKMPIIHAAVLGLLWNAWGWEVPRSLLQVIDFVADAAIPTIMLALGMQLAEIPLNRLDWEKVSFSLLSRLILSPVIAWCIAIWLPVDPLLKQVMVVAAAMPSAANTTMYSLQFGSEPKLVSGITLLSTVISAVSLTVVLGMLR; this is translated from the coding sequence ATGTTTGTTCAAGTCATTCTGCCCGTTTTTCTGATCTTCGCCTTGGGTTATGTGGGTCAAAAGCGTTTGCGACTGGATGTGCGATCCCTGTCTACGGCCTCGATGTACCTGATGTCGCCGTTGTTGGTTTTTCGAACCTTGTATACGGCGAACATCGACAGGCAATACATTTATGTCACTGTCTACTCGCTGGCACTTTGCCTGATCTTAATCGGCTGTGTGAAAATCACGGCCCGGATCAGGGGGTACACGAAATCGGAAGAAAGCGGTCTGATTTTGGCCACTGCGTTTATGAACAGCGGCAACTTAGGAGTTCCCGTCATTTTGTTTGCGTTTGGTCAGGCCGGCTTGCATTACGCCATTGTCATCATGGTGGTGCAAACGATCTTGATGAGCACGCTCGGTATTTATTATGCGGCCAAAGGTAGCGCTGCGGGTGAACAGGCGATAGCGTCCGTGGTCAAAATGCCGATCATCCATGCTGCTGTGCTGGGTCTTCTGTGGAATGCCTGGGGTTGGGAAGTGCCCCGTAGCCTGTTGCAGGTGATCGACTTCGTTGCGGACGCGGCCATTCCCACGATCATGCTGGCCTTGGGTATGCAGTTGGCCGAAATCCCGCTCAACCGCCTCGATTGGGAGAAAGTCAGTTTCTCTCTATTGTCGCGGTTGATCCTCTCTCCCGTCATCGCTTGGTGCATCGCCATTTGGTTGCCCGTGGACCCGCTGCTCAAGCAGGTGATGGTGGTGGCTGCGGCGATGCCTTCAGCGGCCAATACGACGATGTATTCGTTGCAATTCGGCAGTGAACCCAAACTGGTTTCGGGCATTACACTGTTGAGCACTGTGATCAGTGCGGTCAGTTTGACGGTGGTGCTCGGTATGCTGCGTTGA
- the sigK gene encoding RNA polymerase sporulation sigma factor SigK — translation MPEILAALAMMLREAVLFVSYIKNNAFPQPLSEEEEEKHLRLMAQGDKKARNTLIEHNLRLVAHIVKKFENTGEDSEDLISIGTIGLIKAIESYQTDKGTKLATYAARCIENEILMHLRSLKKARKDVSLHDPIGTDKEGNEITLIDVLGTERDEVMDMVQMKIEKKKIYGHLHILDEREQEVIKSRFGLSGEDEKTQREIAKELGISRSYVSRIEKRALIKLFHEFYRVKSGK, via the coding sequence GTGCCAGAAATATTGGCGGCTTTGGCAATGATGCTGAGGGAAGCAGTTCTGTTTGTATCGTACATTAAAAACAATGCATTTCCCCAACCTCTCTCGGAAGAAGAGGAAGAAAAGCATCTCAGGCTCATGGCCCAAGGGGATAAGAAAGCACGCAACACCTTGATCGAACACAATTTGCGGTTGGTTGCCCACATCGTCAAAAAGTTCGAAAATACGGGAGAAGATTCGGAAGACCTGATTTCCATCGGTACGATTGGTCTCATCAAGGCCATTGAGTCCTACCAAACTGACAAGGGTACCAAATTGGCCACCTATGCGGCGCGATGCATCGAAAATGAGATTCTGATGCATTTACGGTCGCTCAAAAAGGCTAGAAAAGATGTCTCTCTGCACGACCCGATCGGAACCGATAAAGAGGGGAATGAAATCACCCTCATTGATGTATTGGGTACCGAACGGGACGAAGTGATGGATATGGTACAGATGAAGATTGAGAAGAAGAAAATTTACGGACATCTGCATATCTTGGATGAACGGGAGCAAGAGGTAATTAAAAGCAGGTTCGGTTTGAGCGGGGAGGATGAGAAAACACAACGGGAGATCGCAAAAGAACTGGGGATCTCACGCTCGTATGTGTCACGTATTGAGAAGCGGGCACTCATCAAGCTGTTTCACGAGTTTTACCGGGTGAAGAGCGGTAAGTAG
- a CDS encoding serine hydrolase yields MLHRWWKRACSILVGLSLLLPLPAQAHQPDRVNTPFTWEHPAPFTPVLHPAKPESVGMRETSLDAVDAFIQQSIADRVMPGAVVLVARSGGVVKHSAYGDAARYLDDKGAVMEHPLPMRPDTIFDLASISKIFTVVAAMKLYEQGKFHLDDPVARYLPEFAQNGKEKVTIRQLMTHTSGFRPGPLTPLYKVPGSREDRLRYVLTHPLDHEPGTTYVYSDLNLITLGALVERLSGERLDQFVREQITVPLGMKDTMYNPPAELKERIAATEYQPWTNRGLVWGQVHDENAWALGGVAGHAGVFSTARDLAVFGQMILNKGTYGGKRILSPETVKLMEDNQNEAFPGQDHGLGWELNQHWYMDALASPRAMGHTGYTGTSLVVDRTNGAIAVLLTNRVHPTRQTVSTNPVRRQFARFVADAIPVNLPGKEEAWFAGYGDNLDRLLTSGRLDPSEKPHTISFTTWYRIQPDRDQGVVEVSADGTNWTVIGSPMSGSGEWRRITLTLPAQTCYVRFRYHTDTYGNGRGWYVQNPVVTDESGKAIPLEWSSDEWELRGY; encoded by the coding sequence ATGTTGCACAGATGGTGGAAACGAGCATGTTCCATCCTGGTGGGATTGAGCTTGCTGTTGCCGCTTCCTGCACAGGCGCATCAACCGGACAGGGTAAACACGCCGTTTACATGGGAACATCCCGCTCCGTTCACTCCCGTCCTGCATCCCGCAAAACCGGAATCCGTCGGGATGAGGGAAACGTCGCTCGACGCCGTGGATGCTTTTATTCAACAATCCATCGCCGATCGTGTCATGCCTGGAGCGGTAGTGTTGGTGGCCAGAAGCGGCGGTGTGGTCAAGCATTCCGCATACGGTGATGCCGCCCGCTACCTAGACGACAAGGGAGCGGTGATGGAACATCCCCTGCCAATGCGTCCCGACACGATCTTCGATTTGGCTTCTATCAGCAAAATCTTTACGGTTGTAGCAGCCATGAAATTATATGAGCAGGGGAAATTCCACTTGGATGACCCGGTTGCCCGCTACTTGCCGGAATTTGCTCAAAACGGCAAGGAGAAAGTGACGATTCGTCAGCTGATGACGCACACGTCCGGTTTTCGTCCGGGGCCACTCACACCTTTGTACAAGGTGCCCGGAAGCCGAGAAGACCGGTTGCGTTATGTACTGACACATCCGTTGGACCATGAACCGGGAACGACCTACGTGTACTCCGATTTGAACCTGATCACCTTGGGAGCGTTGGTGGAGCGATTGTCCGGTGAGCGGCTGGACCAGTTTGTCAGGGAACAGATCACCGTGCCATTGGGGATGAAGGACACGATGTACAATCCTCCCGCCGAGTTGAAGGAACGGATCGCTGCCACAGAGTATCAGCCGTGGACGAATCGGGGATTGGTGTGGGGGCAGGTTCACGATGAAAACGCCTGGGCATTGGGAGGAGTGGCCGGTCATGCCGGTGTTTTCTCCACGGCGCGCGATTTGGCGGTGTTTGGCCAGATGATCCTAAACAAAGGTACCTATGGTGGCAAACGCATTCTCAGTCCGGAAACGGTAAAACTGATGGAGGACAATCAAAACGAGGCGTTCCCGGGTCAGGATCACGGTCTGGGATGGGAGCTGAACCAACACTGGTATATGGACGCATTGGCTTCTCCCCGTGCCATGGGGCATACCGGCTATACCGGCACCTCATTGGTTGTGGACCGAACCAACGGTGCGATCGCCGTCTTGTTAACCAACCGGGTCCATCCTACCCGTCAAACGGTTTCCACCAACCCGGTACGACGGCAGTTCGCCCGATTCGTGGCTGATGCGATCCCCGTCAACCTGCCCGGAAAAGAGGAAGCGTGGTTTGCCGGATACGGTGACAATCTTGACCGGCTGCTGACATCCGGCAGGTTGGATCCTTCCGAGAAGCCTCATACGATCTCATTCACGACGTGGTACCGTATCCAACCGGACCGTGATCAGGGAGTGGTGGAGGTGTCAGCGGACGGTACCAACTGGACCGTTATCGGTTCGCCAATGAGCGGAAGTGGGGAGTGGCGGCGTATCACGTTGACGCTGCCGGCTCAGACCTGTTATGTCCGTTTCCGCTATCATACGGACACCTATGGCAACGGTCGTGGATGGTATGTGCAAAACCCGGTGGTGACGGATGAAAGCGGGAAAGCAATTCCGCTGGAGTGGTCATCCGATGAGTGGGAATTGCGCGGTTATTGA
- the mltG gene encoding endolytic transglycosylase MltG → MKWLMHLFFTLVLLAAWSILAYIYVDHTLSSPPRTEPVQLEIPPGTSITEIGRLLKENGLIRQDYFFTAYAWWKGKTNLQAGVYEIPPDETLDGMLQMFSSGKTGGSRVTIPEGYTVEQIASLMEQKTGMKREDFLRAVNETPYPYDFVREIPDKPDRRYRLEGYLFPSTYHFPKGIQPEKAVDMMLQQFQRRLTPDVRQRLKEENLTVDEWVTVASIVEREGQVKEELPRIAGVIFNRLKKNMKLQVDATVQYALGKQKTRLFYKDLKVDSPYNTYRHEGLPPGPISDPGDDALKAVLYPEKHNYLYYVTKKDGTHEHYFAETPAEHQLNIERSRKNEQMEDQR, encoded by the coding sequence ATGAAGTGGCTGATGCATCTCTTTTTTACACTTGTGCTCTTGGCCGCCTGGTCGATTCTTGCCTATATTTACGTCGACCATACGCTTAGCTCTCCACCCCGCACGGAACCGGTGCAGTTGGAGATTCCTCCGGGTACGTCTATCACTGAGATCGGGCGGTTGCTGAAAGAAAACGGCCTGATTCGTCAAGATTATTTTTTTACCGCCTATGCCTGGTGGAAAGGAAAGACCAATCTGCAAGCGGGTGTTTACGAAATTCCGCCTGATGAAACGCTTGATGGCATGTTACAAATGTTTTCGTCCGGAAAAACGGGTGGTTCCCGTGTGACCATTCCGGAAGGGTATACGGTGGAACAAATTGCTTCATTGATGGAACAGAAAACCGGTATGAAGCGGGAAGATTTTTTGCGAGCCGTGAATGAAACGCCCTATCCTTATGATTTTGTCCGGGAAATCCCGGATAAACCGGATCGCCGCTATCGTTTGGAAGGATATCTGTTTCCCAGTACATATCATTTTCCCAAGGGCATTCAACCGGAAAAAGCGGTGGACATGATGTTGCAGCAATTTCAACGGCGATTGACGCCGGATGTCAGACAGCGGCTGAAAGAGGAAAACCTGACCGTCGACGAATGGGTAACAGTCGCATCCATCGTGGAGCGGGAGGGGCAAGTCAAAGAGGAACTGCCCAGAATTGCGGGTGTGATCTTTAATCGGTTGAAAAAGAACATGAAATTGCAAGTGGATGCCACGGTGCAATATGCTTTGGGAAAACAGAAAACACGTCTGTTCTACAAAGATCTGAAAGTGGACAGCCCGTATAATACCTACCGTCATGAAGGGTTGCCACCAGGGCCCATCTCCGATCCGGGTGACGATGCGCTCAAAGCGGTGCTCTATCCCGAGAAACACAACTATTTGTATTACGTCACCAAAAAAGACGGAACACATGAGCATTATTTTGCGGAGACACCAGCAGAGCACCAGCTCAACATCGAGCGCAGCAGAAAAAACGAACAGATGGAAGACCAAAGATAA
- a CDS encoding DUF1292 domain-containing protein, which produces MDHQEPRLGKEVHTLRNAYGPELVLVDEDGGGETVYRIVHEVEVDGEHYAVLQEAGNHEEDAYLFRVGHERVEPVEDDAEWEKVAEAIDELLYFDEQ; this is translated from the coding sequence ATGGACCATCAGGAACCGCGTCTGGGAAAAGAGGTTCATACCCTTCGCAATGCATACGGACCGGAATTGGTACTGGTCGATGAAGATGGCGGCGGTGAAACCGTCTATCGTATCGTTCACGAGGTGGAAGTGGACGGCGAGCATTATGCTGTTCTGCAAGAAGCGGGCAACCATGAGGAGGATGCTTACCTGTTCCGTGTGGGACACGAGCGGGTGGAGCCCGTCGAGGACGATGCGGAGTGGGAGAAAGTGGCCGAGGCGATCGATGAGTTGTTGTATTTTGATGAACAATGA
- the tatA gene encoding twin-arginine translocase TatA/TatE family subunit has protein sequence MIGNIGLPELLLILLLVLLLFGSKRLPEVGRSIGMTLKELKRSASVVLDDEDKTQEKTAVREAEGKGTAKS, from the coding sequence ATGATCGGCAATATCGGTTTGCCTGAGCTCCTGTTGATCTTGTTGCTCGTATTGTTGCTGTTCGGCTCCAAACGGTTGCCGGAAGTAGGTCGGTCAATCGGCATGACATTGAAGGAATTGAAGCGGTCGGCCAGCGTTGTGCTGGACGATGAAGACAAGACGCAAGAAAAAACGGCCGTACGGGAGGCGGAAGGAAAAGGTACAGCGAAATCATGA